One window from the genome of Variovorax sp. PAMC26660 encodes:
- the rpoC gene encoding DNA-directed RNA polymerase subunit beta', translating to MKSLLDLFKQFTPDEHFDAIKIGMASPEKIRSWSFGEVKKPETINYRTFKPERDGLFCAKIFGPIKDYECLCGKYKRLKHRGVICEKCGVEVTQTKVRRERMGHIDLAAPCAHIWFLKSLPSRLGLVLDMTLRDIERVLYFEAYVITDPGMTPLKKFGIMSEDDYDAKRKEFGDEFVAKMGAEGIKDLLEGIELDSEIERLRGDLTGSEVKVKKNSKRLKVLEAFRKSGIKPQWMVLDVLPVLPPDLRPLVPLDGGRFATSDLNDLYRRVINRNSRLRRLLELKAPEIIARNEKRMLQEAVDSLLDNGRRGKAMTGANKRALKSLADMIKGKSGRFRQNLLGKRVDYSGRSVIVVGPTLKLHQCGLPKLMALELFKPFIFSRLEAMGIATTIKAAKKEVESGTPVVWDILEEVIKEHPVMLNRAPTLHRLGIQAFEPILIEGKAIQLHPLVCAAFNADFDGDQMAVHVPLSVEAQMEARTLMLASNNVLFPASGEPSIVPSQDVVLGLYYTTRDRINGKGEGLIFSDIGEVQRALDANEAELTARVAVRITEYTKDKETGVFTPSTSLVDTTVGRALLSEILPKGLPFSNINKALKKKEISKLINVSFRKCGLKETVVFADKLLQNGFRLATKAGISIAIDDMLVPAEKHGIIERSAKEVKEIEQQYVSGLVTSGERYNKVVDIWGKAGDEVSKVMMAKLSKERVIDRHGKDVEQESFNSIYMMADSGARGSAAQIRQVAGMRGLMAKPDGSIIETPITANFREGLNVLEYFISTHGARKGLADTALKTANSGYLTRRLVDVTQDLVVTEQDCGTHNGYLMRAIVEGGEVIESLRDRILGRSAADDVLHPENRSVLLKAGEMFDEDNIEELEAQGVDEVKVRTALTCETRFGICATCYGRDLGRGGLINIGEAVGVIAAQSIGEPGTQLTMRTFHIGGAASRAAVASSVEAKSNGSIGFNATMRYVTNSKSDLVVISRSGEIVIHDEHGRERERHKVPYGAILAVKADQQIKAGHVLANWDPLTRPIITEFAGKTQFENVEEGLTVAKQVDEVTGLSTLVVIDPKRRGAAKVVRPQVKLIDAQGQEVKIPGTDHSVTIGFPIGSLVQIRDGQDVGPGEVLARIPVEGQKTRDITGGLPRVAELFEARSPKDKGMLAEMTGTVSFGKETKGKIRLQITDPEGGVYEDLVPKEKNILVHEGQVVNKGESVVDGPADPQDILRLLGSEELARYIVDEVQDVYRLQGVKINDKHIEVIVRQMLRRVVVDNIGETGYISGEQVERSEMLNTNDALRAAGKIPATFTNLLLGITKASLSTDSFISAASFQETTRVLTEAAIMGKRDELRGLKENVIVGRLIPAGTGMAYHQARKVKDAMDEAERRAIAESEAAELAGSGDSDVTSTADASEGAATE from the coding sequence ATGAAGTCATTACTCGACCTGTTCAAGCAATTCACGCCGGATGAGCATTTCGATGCCATCAAGATCGGCATGGCTTCGCCCGAGAAGATCCGTTCGTGGTCTTTCGGCGAAGTGAAGAAGCCCGAGACGATCAACTACCGCACCTTCAAGCCCGAACGCGACGGCCTGTTCTGCGCCAAGATCTTCGGGCCCATTAAGGACTACGAATGCCTGTGCGGCAAGTACAAGCGCCTGAAGCACCGCGGCGTGATCTGCGAGAAGTGCGGCGTTGAAGTCACGCAGACCAAGGTGCGTCGCGAGCGCATGGGTCACATCGACCTGGCCGCGCCCTGCGCCCACATCTGGTTCCTGAAGTCGCTGCCGTCGCGTCTGGGCCTCGTGCTCGACATGACGCTGCGCGACATCGAACGCGTGCTGTACTTTGAAGCGTACGTGATCACCGACCCCGGCATGACCCCGCTGAAGAAGTTCGGCATCATGTCCGAGGACGACTACGACGCCAAGCGCAAGGAATTCGGCGACGAATTCGTGGCCAAGATGGGCGCCGAAGGCATCAAGGACCTGCTCGAAGGCATCGAACTCGACAGCGAGATCGAACGCCTGCGCGGCGACCTGACCGGCTCCGAAGTCAAGGTCAAGAAGAACTCCAAGCGCCTGAAGGTGCTGGAAGCCTTCCGCAAGTCGGGCATCAAGCCCCAGTGGATGGTGCTCGACGTGCTGCCCGTGCTGCCGCCGGACCTGCGTCCGCTGGTGCCGCTGGACGGCGGCCGCTTCGCGACCTCCGACCTGAACGACCTGTACCGCCGCGTCATCAACCGCAATTCGCGTCTGCGCCGCCTGCTGGAGCTGAAGGCTCCGGAAATCATCGCGCGCAACGAAAAGCGGATGCTGCAGGAAGCTGTCGACTCGCTGCTGGACAACGGTCGTCGCGGCAAGGCCATGACGGGTGCCAACAAGCGCGCGCTCAAGTCGCTCGCCGACATGATCAAGGGCAAGAGCGGTCGTTTCCGTCAGAACTTGCTGGGCAAGCGCGTCGACTACTCGGGCCGTTCGGTCATCGTGGTGGGCCCGACGCTCAAGCTGCACCAGTGCGGCCTGCCCAAGCTGATGGCGCTCGAACTGTTCAAGCCTTTCATCTTCTCGCGCCTCGAAGCCATGGGCATCGCGACGACGATCAAGGCCGCCAAGAAGGAAGTCGAATCGGGCACGCCGGTGGTCTGGGACATCCTGGAAGAGGTGATCAAGGAACACCCGGTGATGCTGAACCGTGCGCCTACGCTGCACCGTCTGGGCATCCAGGCCTTCGAACCCATCCTGATCGAAGGCAAGGCCATCCAGCTGCACCCGCTCGTTTGCGCGGCCTTCAACGCCGACTTCGACGGTGACCAGATGGCCGTTCACGTGCCGTTGTCGGTGGAAGCGCAGATGGAAGCCCGCACGCTGATGCTGGCCTCCAACAACGTGCTGTTCCCGGCTTCGGGTGAACCGTCGATCGTTCCTTCGCAAGACGTGGTGCTGGGTCTGTACTACACGACCCGCGACCGCATCAACGGCAAGGGCGAGGGCCTGATCTTCTCCGACATCGGTGAAGTGCAGCGCGCGCTCGACGCCAACGAAGCCGAGCTGACCGCCCGCGTCGCCGTGCGTATCACGGAGTACACGAAGGACAAGGAAACCGGCGTGTTCACGCCGTCGACTTCGCTCGTGGACACCACCGTGGGCCGTGCACTGCTGTCCGAGATCCTGCCCAAGGGCCTGCCGTTCTCGAACATCAACAAGGCGCTGAAGAAGAAGGAAATCTCCAAGCTCATCAACGTCTCGTTCCGCAAGTGCGGCCTGAAAGAGACCGTCGTGTTCGCCGACAAGCTGCTGCAAAACGGCTTCCGTCTGGCAACCAAGGCTGGTATCTCGATCGCCATCGACGACATGCTGGTGCCCGCAGAGAAGCACGGCATCATCGAGCGCTCCGCCAAGGAAGTGAAGGAGATCGAACAGCAGTACGTGTCCGGTCTGGTGACTTCCGGCGAACGCTACAACAAGGTGGTGGACATCTGGGGCAAGGCCGGCGACGAAGTGTCGAAGGTCATGATGGCCAAGCTCTCCAAGGAGCGCGTCATCGATCGCCATGGCAAGGACGTCGAGCAAGAGTCGTTCAACTCCATCTACATGATGGCCGACTCGGGCGCTCGCGGTTCCGCAGCGCAGATTCGCCAGGTGGCCGGTATGCGGGGCCTGATGGCCAAGCCGGACGGCTCGATCATCGAGACGCCCATTACCGCGAACTTCCGCGAAGGCCTGAACGTGCTGGAGTACTTCATCTCCACCCACGGTGCCCGTAAGGGTCTGGCCGACACGGCGCTGAAGACGGCGAACTCGGGTTACCTGACCCGTCGTCTGGTCGACGTGACGCAAGACTTGGTCGTGACCGAGCAGGACTGCGGCACGCACAACGGCTACCTGATGCGCGCCATCGTCGAAGGCGGTGAAGTGATCGAGTCGCTGCGCGACCGAATCCTGGGCCGCTCGGCTGCGGACGACGTGCTGCACCCGGAAAACCGTTCGGTGCTGCTCAAGGCCGGCGAGATGTTCGACGAAGACAACATCGAAGAGCTCGAGGCGCAAGGCGTCGACGAGGTCAAGGTGCGTACCGCGCTGACTTGCGAAACCCGTTTCGGCATCTGCGCGACCTGCTACGGCCGCGACCTGGGCCGTGGTGGCCTGATCAACATCGGCGAAGCCGTCGGTGTGATCGCTGCCCAGTCCATCGGCGAACCCGGCACGCAGCTCACGATGCGTACGTTCCACATCGGTGGTGCGGCATCGCGTGCGGCAGTGGCCTCGAGTGTCGAAGCCAAGTCGAACGGTTCGATCGGCTTCAACGCCACGATGCGCTACGTGACCAACAGCAAGAGCGATCTGGTCGTGATTTCGCGTTCGGGCGAGATCGTCATCCATGACGAACACGGCCGCGAGCGCGAACGTCACAAGGTGCCGTACGGTGCGATCCTGGCGGTCAAGGCCGACCAGCAGATCAAGGCCGGCCACGTGCTCGCCAACTGGGATCCGCTGACGCGCCCCATCATCACGGAATTCGCCGGCAAGACGCAGTTCGAGAACGTCGAGGAAGGCCTCACGGTCGCCAAGCAGGTGGACGAAGTGACCGGTCTGTCGACCCTGGTCGTGATCGATCCGAAGCGCCGCGGCGCTGCCAAGGTCGTTCGCCCGCAGGTCAAGCTGATCGACGCACAAGGCCAGGAAGTGAAGATCCCGGGCACCGATCACTCGGTGACCATCGGCTTCCCCATCGGCTCGCTGGTGCAGATCCGCGACGGACAGGACGTGGGCCCCGGCGAAGTGCTGGCGCGTATTCCGGTTGAAGGCCAGAAGACCCGCGACATCACCGGCGGTCTGCCGCGTGTGGCCGAGTTGTTCGAAGCCCGTTCGCCGAAGGACAAGGGCATGCTGGCCGAAATGACCGGCACCGTGTCGTTCGGTAAAGAGACCAAGGGCAAGATTCGCCTGCAGATCACCGATCCCGAAGGCGGCGTCTACGAAGACCTCGTGCCGAAGGAAAAGAACATCCTGGTGCACGAAGGCCAGGTGGTGAACAAGGGCGAGTCCGTGGTCGACGGTCCGGCGGATCCGCAGGACATCCTGCGCCTGCTGGGCTCGGAAGAACTGGCGCGCTACATCGTGGACGAAGTGCAGGACGTGTACCGCTTGCAGGGTGTGAAGATCAACGACAAGCACATCGAGGTGATCGTTCGCCAGATGCTGCGTCGCGTCGTGGTCGACAACATCGGCGAGACCGGCTACATCTCCGGCGAACAGGTCGAACGCAGCGAAATGCTCAACACCAACGACGCCCTGCGCGCCGCTGGCAAGATCCCCGCGACGTTCACCAACCTGCTGCTGGGTATCACGAAGGCATCGCTGTCGACCGACTCGTTCATCTCGGCTGCCTCGTTCCAGGAAACGACGCGCGTGCTGACCGAAGCCGCGATCATGGGCAAGCGCGACGAGTTGCGCGGCCTGAAGGAAAACGTCATCGTCGGCCGCCTGATTCCCGCAGGCACCGGCATGGCGTACCACCAGGCCCGCAAGGTCAAGGACGCCATGGACGAGGCCGAGCGCCGCGCCATCGCCGAATCGGAAGCTGCCGAACTGGCAGGCTCCGGCGACAGCGATGTGACCAGCACGGCCGACGCCAGCGAAGGCGCCGCGACCGAATAA
- the rplL gene encoding 50S ribosomal protein L7/L12: MAFDKDAFLTALDSMTVLELNELVKAIEEKFGVSAAAMAGPAAAGPAAAVAEEQTEFNVMLTEVGANKVSVIKAVREITGLGLKEAKDLVEAAPKAVKEALSKADAEAAKKKLEEAGAKVELK; encoded by the coding sequence ATGGCATTCGATAAAGACGCATTTCTGACCGCGCTCGACAGCATGACGGTCCTGGAACTCAACGAACTGGTGAAAGCCATCGAAGAGAAGTTTGGCGTGAGCGCTGCCGCCATGGCAGGCCCCGCAGCTGCCGGCCCCGCCGCCGCAGTGGCCGAAGAACAAACCGAATTCAACGTCATGCTGACCGAAGTCGGCGCGAACAAGGTTTCGGTCATCAAGGCAGTGCGCGAAATCACCGGCCTGGGCCTCAAGGAAGCCAAGGACCTGGTGGAAGCCGCTCCCAAGGCTGTCAAGGAAGCCCTGTCCAAGGCTGACGCTGAAGCCGCAAAGAAGAAGCTGGAAGAAGCCGGCGCCAAGGTGGAACTGAAGTAA
- the rpoB gene encoding DNA-directed RNA polymerase subunit beta, with translation MAQTSAYSYTERKRIRKSFGNRDSVVEIPYLLQMQKDAYTAFLQAGIAPKQRTVEGLQAAFDAAFPIVSHNGFVEMKFLEYNLAKPAFDVRECQTRGLTFASAVRAKVQLIIYDRESSTSQSKVVKEVKEQEVYMGEVPLMTEKGSFIINGTERVIVSQLHRSPGVFFEHDKGKTHSSGKLLFSARVIPYRGSWLDFEFDPKDMLYFRVDRRRKMPVTILLKAIGLNPESILANFFVNDNFRLMDSGAQMEFVSERLRGEVARFDITDKSGKVVVAKDKRVTARHTRELEQGGTTHISVPEDFLVGRVIARNIVDADSGEILAKANDELTEALLKKLRTSGVQDIQVIYTNELDQGAYISQTLRIDETVDEFAARVAIYRMMRPGEPPTEDAVQALFQRLFYNPDTYDLSRVGRMKFNAKVGRDESTGPMVLTNEDILAVVKILVDLRNGNGEVDDIDHLGNRRVRCVGELAENQYRTGLARIEKAVKERLGQAEQEPLMPHDLINSKPISAALKEFFGASQLSQFMDQTNPLSEITHKRRVSALGPGGLTRERAGFEVRDVHVTHYGRVCPIETPEGPNIGLINSLALYARLNEYGFIETPYRRVVDSKVTMDIDYLSAIEEGKYVIAQANAALDKDGVLTGDLVSAREAGESILVGAERIQYMDVSPAQIVSVAASLVPFLEHDDANRALMGANMQRQAVPVLRPEKPMVGTGIERVSAVDSGTVVTATRGGIVDYVDATRVVVRVNDAEAAAGEVGVDIYNLIKYQRSNQNTNIHQRPIVKRGDKIAKGDVVADGASTDLGELALGQNMLIAFMPWNGYNFEDSILISERVVAEDRYTSIHIEELVVMARDTKLGAEEITRDIPNLAEQQLNRLDESGIIYVGAEVQPGDTLVGKVTPKGETTLTPEEKLLRAIFGEKASDVKDTSLRVDQGSQGTVIDVQVFTREGITRDKRAQQIIDDELKRFRLDLNDQLRIVEADAFDRIEKLLTGKVANGGPNKLAKGTKLDKAYLSSVEKFHWFDIRPAEDEVATQLESIKNSLEQTRHSFDLAFEEKRKKLTQGDELPAGVLKMVKVYLAVKRRLQPGDKMAGRHGNKGVVSKIVPVEDMPHMADGTPCDICLNPLGVPSRMNVGQVLEVHLGWAGKGIGQRIGDMLQQEAKVAELRKFMEQLYNGSGRKEELGQLSDTELLEMAANLTNGATFATPVFDGASEEEIRGMLKLAYPDDIAKLKGLTDTRTQAYLFDGRTGDQFDRPVTVGYMHFLKLHHLVDDKMHARSTGPYSLVTQQPLGGKAQFGGQRFGEMEVWALEAYGAAYVLQEMLTVKSDDVVGRTKVYESIVKGEHSIEAGMPESFNVLVKEIRSLGLDIELERS, from the coding sequence ATGGCCCAAACGTCCGCGTACAGTTACACCGAACGCAAGCGCATCCGAAAAAGTTTCGGTAATCGCGACAGCGTCGTCGAAATCCCCTACCTGCTGCAGATGCAAAAAGACGCTTACACCGCGTTCCTGCAAGCCGGCATTGCCCCCAAACAGCGCACCGTCGAAGGCCTGCAAGCCGCGTTCGACGCCGCTTTCCCGATCGTCTCGCACAACGGTTTTGTCGAGATGAAGTTCCTCGAGTACAACCTCGCGAAGCCGGCTTTCGATGTGCGTGAATGCCAGACCCGTGGTCTGACTTTCGCCTCGGCCGTGCGCGCCAAGGTCCAGCTCATCATCTATGACCGCGAGTCGTCGACGTCGCAGTCGAAGGTGGTCAAGGAAGTGAAGGAACAAGAGGTCTACATGGGCGAAGTGCCGCTCATGACCGAGAAGGGTTCGTTCATCATCAACGGCACCGAGCGCGTGATCGTGTCCCAGCTGCACCGCTCGCCCGGCGTGTTCTTCGAGCACGACAAGGGCAAGACGCACAGCTCGGGCAAGTTGCTGTTCTCGGCCCGCGTGATTCCTTACCGCGGCTCGTGGCTCGACTTCGAGTTCGACCCGAAGGACATGCTGTACTTCCGCGTGGACCGTCGCCGCAAGATGCCGGTCACGATCCTGCTGAAGGCCATCGGCCTGAACCCGGAATCGATCCTCGCGAACTTCTTCGTGAACGACAACTTCCGCCTGATGGACAGCGGCGCGCAGATGGAGTTCGTCTCCGAGCGCCTGCGCGGCGAAGTCGCGCGCTTTGACATCACCGACAAGTCGGGCAAGGTCGTGGTCGCCAAGGACAAGCGCGTCACCGCGCGCCACACGCGCGAGCTGGAACAAGGCGGCACCACGCACATCAGCGTGCCCGAAGACTTCCTGGTGGGCCGTGTCATTGCCCGCAACATCGTCGATGCCGACTCCGGTGAAATCCTGGCCAAGGCCAACGACGAGCTGACCGAAGCGCTGCTCAAGAAGCTGCGCACCTCGGGCGTGCAGGACATCCAGGTCATCTACACGAACGAACTGGACCAGGGCGCGTACATCTCGCAAACGCTGCGCATCGACGAAACCGTCGACGAGTTCGCAGCGCGCGTGGCCATCTACCGCATGATGCGCCCCGGCGAACCGCCGACCGAAGACGCAGTGCAGGCCTTGTTCCAGCGTCTGTTCTACAACCCGGACACGTACGACCTGTCGCGCGTGGGCCGCATGAAGTTCAACGCCAAGGTTGGCCGCGACGAATCGACCGGCCCGATGGTGCTGACCAACGAAGACATCCTGGCCGTGGTCAAGATCCTCGTTGACCTGCGTAACGGCAACGGCGAAGTCGACGACATCGACCACCTGGGCAACCGCCGCGTGCGTTGCGTCGGCGAACTGGCCGAAAACCAGTACCGCACCGGCCTGGCCCGCATCGAGAAGGCCGTGAAGGAACGTCTGGGTCAAGCGGAGCAGGAGCCGCTGATGCCGCACGACCTGATCAACAGCAAGCCGATCTCGGCCGCGCTGAAGGAATTCTTCGGCGCTTCGCAGCTGTCGCAGTTCATGGACCAGACGAACCCGCTGTCCGAAATCACCCACAAGCGCCGCGTGTCGGCCCTTGGCCCGGGTGGTTTGACGCGTGAACGTGCAGGCTTCGAAGTGCGCGACGTGCACGTGACCCATTACGGCCGCGTGTGCCCGATCGAAACGCCTGAAGGCCCGAACATCGGCCTGATCAACTCGCTGGCCCTGTACGCCCGCCTGAACGAATACGGCTTCATCGAGACGCCGTACCGTCGCGTGGTCGACAGCAAGGTCACGATGGACATCGACTACCTGTCGGCCATCGAAGAAGGCAAGTACGTCATCGCCCAGGCCAATGCGGCCCTGGACAAGGACGGCGTGCTGACCGGCGACCTGGTCTCGGCGCGTGAAGCCGGCGAATCGATCCTGGTCGGTGCCGAGCGCATCCAGTACATGGACGTGTCGCCCGCGCAGATCGTGTCGGTGGCTGCCTCGCTCGTGCCGTTCCTTGAGCACGACGATGCGAACCGCGCGTTGATGGGCGCCAACATGCAGCGTCAGGCCGTGCCTGTGCTGCGTCCCGAAAAGCCGATGGTCGGTACCGGTATCGAGCGCGTTTCCGCGGTCGACTCGGGCACCGTGGTCACGGCCACCCGTGGCGGTATCGTCGACTACGTCGATGCGACCCGTGTCGTGGTGCGCGTGAACGACGCCGAAGCGGCGGCAGGTGAAGTCGGTGTGGACATCTACAACCTGATCAAGTATCAGCGTTCGAACCAGAACACCAACATCCACCAGCGCCCGATCGTCAAGCGCGGCGACAAGATCGCCAAGGGCGACGTGGTGGCCGACGGCGCATCGACCGACCTCGGCGAACTGGCCCTCGGCCAGAACATGCTGATCGCGTTCATGCCCTGGAACGGCTACAACTTCGAAGACTCGATCCTGATCTCGGAACGCGTCGTCGCGGAAGACCGCTACACCTCGATCCACATCGAGGAACTGGTGGTGATGGCTCGCGACACCAAGCTCGGTGCCGAAGAAATCACGCGCGACATCCCGAACCTGGCTGAGCAGCAGCTCAACCGCCTCGACGAATCCGGCATCATTTATGTCGGTGCCGAAGTGCAGCCGGGCGACACGCTGGTGGGCAAGGTCACGCCGAAGGGCGAGACCACGCTGACGCCTGAAGAGAAGCTGCTTCGCGCCATCTTCGGCGAGAAAGCTTCCGACGTGAAGGACACCTCGCTGCGTGTGGATCAGGGCTCGCAAGGCACCGTGATCGACGTGCAGGTGTTCACCCGCGAAGGCATCACGCGCGACAAGCGCGCCCAGCAGATCATCGACGACGAACTCAAGCGCTTCCGCCTCGACTTGAACGACCAGCTTCGCATCGTCGAAGCCGACGCGTTCGACCGTATCGAGAAGCTGCTGACGGGCAAGGTCGCCAACGGCGGCCCGAACAAGCTGGCCAAGGGCACCAAGCTCGACAAGGCCTACCTGTCGTCGGTCGAGAAGTTCCACTGGTTCGACATCCGCCCGGCGGAAGACGAAGTGGCGACGCAGCTCGAGTCGATCAAGAACTCGCTGGAGCAGACGCGCCACAGCTTCGACCTCGCGTTCGAAGAAAAGCGCAAGAAGCTCACGCAGGGCGACGAGCTGCCCGCGGGCGTGCTCAAGATGGTCAAGGTCTACCTGGCCGTCAAGCGCCGCCTGCAACCCGGCGACAAGATGGCCGGCCGTCACGGCAACAAGGGTGTGGTGTCCAAGATCGTTCCGGTCGAAGACATGCCCCACATGGCCGACGGCACGCCGTGCGACATCTGCCTGAACCCGCTGGGCGTGCCTTCGCGGATGAACGTGGGCCAGGTTCTCGAAGTGCATCTGGGCTGGGCCGGCAAGGGCATCGGCCAGCGCATCGGTGACATGCTGCAGCAAGAGGCCAAGGTGGCCGAGCTGCGCAAGTTCATGGAGCAGCTGTACAACGGCTCGGGCCGCAAGGAAGAGCTCGGCCAGCTGAGCGATACCGAACTGCTCGAAATGGCCGCCAACCTGACGAACGGCGCCACGTTCGCAACGCCAGTGTTCGACGGTGCTTCGGAAGAAGAAATCCGCGGCATGCTGAAGCTCGCCTACCCGGACGACATCGCCAAGCTCAAGGGCCTGACCGATACGCGCACGCAGGCCTACCTGTTCGACGGCCGCACCGGCGACCAGTTCGATCGTCCGGTCACCGTGGGTTACATGCACTTCTTGAAGCTGCACCATTTGGTCGACGACAAGATGCACGCCCGTTCCACCGGCCCGTACTCGCTCGTGACGCAACAACCGCTGGGCGGCAAGGCCCAGTTCGGTGGCCAGCGCTTCGGTGAAATGGAAGTGTGGGCACTGGAAGCCTACGGCGCCGCTTACGTGCTGCAGGAAATGCTGACGGTGAAGTCCGATGACGTGGTCGGCCGCACCAAGGTCTACGAGTCGATCGTCAAGGGCGAACACTCCATCGAAGCCGGCATGCCGGAATCGTTCAATGTGCTGGTCAAGGAAATCCGTTCCCTGGGCCTGGACATCGAACTCGAACGCTCATAA
- the rplJ gene encoding 50S ribosomal protein L10 — translation MSLNRSEKEAVISDVTSLAAKAQTLVLAEYRGITVADMTKLRTEARSKGVTLSVFKNTLARRAVAGSAFEVIGDQMTGPLIYGFSEDAVAAAKVVADFAKTNDKLVIRGGAFGGKVLDVNGVKQLASIPSKEVLLAQLLGLMQSPISRTARVLAALAAKRGEGAAAPATDAPAEAEAQPA, via the coding sequence TTGAGTCTGAATCGCAGTGAGAAAGAAGCGGTCATCAGTGATGTGACCAGCCTCGCCGCAAAAGCTCAAACGCTCGTGCTGGCGGAATACCGTGGCATCACGGTTGCCGATATGACCAAACTGCGTACCGAAGCACGCAGCAAGGGTGTGACTCTCAGCGTGTTCAAGAACACGCTGGCACGCCGTGCTGTGGCTGGTAGCGCATTCGAAGTCATTGGCGACCAGATGACCGGCCCGCTGATCTACGGCTTTTCCGAAGACGCAGTGGCCGCCGCCAAGGTGGTGGCCGACTTCGCGAAGACCAACGACAAGTTGGTGATTCGCGGTGGCGCGTTTGGCGGCAAGGTCCTGGACGTGAACGGCGTGAAGCAGCTCGCAAGCATCCCTTCCAAGGAAGTGCTGTTGGCGCAGTTGCTGGGCTTGATGCAATCCCCGATTTCCCGTACGGCACGCGTTCTCGCGGCGCTGGCCGCGAAGCGTGGCGAAGGCGCAGCAGCACCCGCAACCGATGCACCGGCAGAAGCCGAAGCGCAGCCCGCGTAA
- a CDS encoding lema family protein, producing MSLLPESLASWIVIAVLLFWFVGAYNRLVRLRATVLQAYTTLDAALSKQLDFVQASITAELPAEAPPNELLSSIAPLQASTTQLGTLLGATRLHPLDAGGMAALATALQVWIGAWQRQHPDAVTVFDADGTLSRPAQLQPGSVAAVPSAIEPIAWPEPSAAAEIARNQFNIAVRHYNSALAQFPALLVAWAVRLRPAAPLL from the coding sequence ATGAGCTTGTTGCCCGAATCGCTGGCCAGCTGGATCGTGATCGCGGTGCTGCTGTTCTGGTTTGTCGGCGCTTACAACCGGTTGGTGCGTTTGCGCGCGACCGTACTGCAGGCCTACACCACGCTCGATGCGGCGTTGAGCAAGCAACTGGACTTTGTCCAGGCGAGCATTACCGCCGAGTTGCCGGCCGAGGCGCCGCCGAACGAACTGCTGTCGTCGATCGCGCCGCTGCAGGCCTCCACCACCCAGCTGGGAACCCTGCTGGGCGCGACCCGGCTGCACCCGCTCGATGCCGGCGGCATGGCCGCACTGGCAACCGCGCTGCAGGTGTGGATCGGTGCGTGGCAACGCCAGCACCCGGATGCGGTGACGGTCTTCGATGCCGATGGGACGCTCTCGCGCCCGGCGCAGTTGCAACCCGGGTCCGTGGCCGCAGTGCCCAGTGCCATCGAGCCGATTGCGTGGCCCGAGCCTTCGGCCGCCGCCGAGATCGCTCGCAACCAGTTCAACATCGCGGTGAGGCACTACAACAGCGCACTGGCCCAGTTTCCGGCGCTGCTGGTGGCATGGGCCGTGCGCCTGCGTCCGGCCGCGCCTTTGCTCTGA